A single region of the Pseudalkalibacillus berkeleyi genome encodes:
- a CDS encoding lactoylglutathione lyase family protein: MHPYPRTFSHIGLSVPDVEAAVKFYTEVFGWYVIMEPSEVYNDDTPVGQMCRDVFGNDWEKFRIAHLATGDKIGVELFEFPHNENPENNFEYWKTGLFHFCIQDPDIEGMVEKIKEYGGKQRMPIREYYPGEKPYKMVYVEDPFGNIFEIYTHSYELTYSQGAY, encoded by the coding sequence ATGCATCCATATCCAAGAACTTTTTCGCATATTGGACTATCCGTACCAGACGTTGAAGCTGCAGTTAAATTCTACACGGAAGTCTTTGGGTGGTATGTCATTATGGAACCATCTGAGGTCTATAACGATGATACGCCGGTCGGACAAATGTGCCGAGACGTATTCGGGAATGATTGGGAAAAATTCCGAATTGCCCACTTAGCGACTGGAGATAAAATCGGTGTGGAGCTATTCGAGTTTCCACATAATGAGAATCCAGAAAACAACTTCGAATACTGGAAAACTGGATTGTTCCATTTCTGTATCCAGGACCCTGATATTGAAGGTATGGTTGAGAAAATCAAAGAATACGGCGGTAAACAGCGTATGCCGATTCGTGAATACTATCCAGGAGAAAAGCCATATAAGATGGTGTATGTTGAAGATCCATTTGGCAATATATTTGAAATATATACGCATAGTTATGAGCTAACTTATTCTCAAGGGGCTTATTAA
- a CDS encoding class I SAM-dependent methyltransferase, protein MNQISVSKINGEAWNQSAYQAWVKRHGNPSEYAKVLIADRERSVAHYLKYMGEVKGKRIANLLGSKGNKAVSFALLDADVTVVDISHENRKYAMELAQAADVCIDYIVSDVLNIPKEKRLLDFDYVILELGVLHYFVDLKPLFKVIYESLRPGGKLILRDFHPIVSKLLSVSDRQMIANGDYFDTSLVEVNVAYGELLEKNEQHSLKKNKIRRWTLGEVVTSMVEAELTIRSLEEEANIRWAFPKDSPEKIEERLPGLFTVLATKD, encoded by the coding sequence GTGAATCAAATTTCTGTAAGTAAAATCAACGGTGAGGCTTGGAATCAGTCAGCCTACCAAGCTTGGGTAAAACGCCATGGTAATCCAAGTGAATATGCAAAAGTTTTAATTGCAGATCGTGAAAGGTCTGTCGCTCATTACTTAAAGTATATGGGCGAGGTTAAGGGTAAAAGAATTGCTAATTTACTAGGATCAAAAGGAAATAAAGCAGTATCCTTCGCTTTGTTAGATGCTGACGTTACTGTTGTAGATATTTCTCATGAAAATAGAAAATACGCAATGGAATTAGCTCAGGCCGCTGACGTTTGCATTGACTATATTGTTTCGGACGTATTGAACATTCCTAAAGAGAAACGACTATTAGATTTTGATTATGTCATTTTAGAACTCGGTGTACTACATTATTTTGTGGACTTAAAGCCTTTATTTAAAGTGATTTACGAATCTCTAAGGCCTGGGGGGAAATTGATTTTAAGAGATTTTCATCCAATTGTTTCGAAACTACTTTCAGTTTCGGATCGGCAAATGATCGCTAATGGGGATTACTTTGATACGAGCCTTGTAGAAGTGAATGTAGCTTATGGTGAATTATTAGAAAAGAATGAACAGCACAGTTTAAAGAAAAATAAAATACGACGATGGACATTAGGAGAAGTTGTGACATCCATGGTTGAAGCTGAATTAACAATTCGCTCTCTTGAAGAAGAAGCTAATATCAGATGGGCTTTTCCAAAAGATTCACCAGAAAAAATAGAAGAAAGATTACCAGGATTATTCACGGTTCTTGCAACTAAAGATTAG
- a CDS encoding winged helix-turn-helix transcriptional regulator: MKDTIQVDDSGKLKCAIEFTLNKIGGKWKTVILWHLGVEGTFRYNELRRLLPGVTHKVLTQQLKEMEQDGLISRKQYDEIPPRVEYSMTEKGMTLMPILNEMHKWGTENGEFC, from the coding sequence TTGAAGGATACCATTCAAGTTGATGATAGCGGTAAGCTGAAATGTGCGATTGAGTTCACGTTGAACAAAATCGGAGGCAAATGGAAAACAGTCATTCTTTGGCATCTTGGTGTTGAAGGGACATTCCGATACAATGAATTACGCAGGCTCCTCCCTGGTGTGACCCATAAGGTCTTAACGCAACAATTAAAAGAGATGGAGCAAGATGGTTTAATTTCGAGAAAGCAATACGATGAAATACCACCGAGAGTCGAATATTCGATGACTGAAAAAGGGATGACCCTTATGCCAATATTAAATGAAATGCATAAATGGGGAACCGAAAACGGAGAATTTTGCTAA
- a CDS encoding chloramphenicol acetyltransferase has translation MSIVSLEGASAVGKTTTSNEVAKQINAYVVPEVNQLFERPIRASKTWYFERQIDRWKLAQKQLKRFDHIIFDGDLFHPFSYNWCFDFKIFDQNLDLIYAFFKEAIEAKEIEFPDQYYFLHTNNLNLKYRKENDLTRKRRNFEKHVKIAEQYKQYYESLNQFEDGYVQLIEAKTVQDNVDKIIKTFPANTAHVNSMDLLTNIQSVVSENHRA, from the coding sequence ATGTCAATTGTGTCTTTAGAAGGAGCTAGTGCGGTAGGAAAAACAACAACTTCCAATGAAGTTGCAAAACAAATAAATGCATATGTTGTGCCAGAGGTTAATCAGTTATTTGAACGACCTATAAGAGCATCAAAAACCTGGTATTTTGAACGTCAGATCGATCGGTGGAAACTTGCACAAAAGCAGTTGAAAAGGTTCGACCATATCATTTTTGACGGTGATCTGTTCCACCCTTTTAGTTACAATTGGTGTTTTGACTTTAAGATTTTTGATCAAAACTTAGACTTAATCTATGCGTTTTTTAAAGAGGCAATCGAAGCAAAGGAAATTGAATTCCCTGATCAATATTATTTCCTACATACCAATAATCTGAATTTAAAATACAGGAAAGAGAATGATTTAACGAGGAAGCGAAGAAATTTTGAAAAACACGTAAAAATTGCCGAACAATATAAACAGTATTACGAATCTTTGAATCAATTTGAAGATGGATATGTTCAGTTAATAGAGGCAAAGACGGTTCAGGATAATGTGGATAAGATAATAAAGACTTTTCCAGCCAATACTGCACATGTCAATTCAATGGATCTATTAACAAACATTCAATCCGTGGTTTCAGAAAACCATAGAGCGTAA
- a CDS encoding BrxA/BrxB family bacilliredoxin, whose protein sequence is MNMNFNFFMNDVVATARKEAKDAGFDELTTTEDVDAAMNKEGTTLVLVNSVCGCAGGIARPAAAYALNKSETKPNHVVTVFAGQDKEATEKARSYFTGYPPSSPSFALLKDGELLTMIERHEIEGSEPIEVVQKLQEAFNQYC, encoded by the coding sequence TTGAATATGAATTTTAATTTCTTTATGAATGATGTCGTAGCAACTGCACGTAAGGAAGCAAAGGATGCAGGATTTGATGAGCTTACGACGACAGAAGACGTGGATGCTGCAATGAATAAGGAAGGTACAACACTCGTATTAGTCAATTCGGTTTGTGGTTGTGCAGGTGGGATTGCAAGACCGGCAGCTGCATATGCATTGAATAAGTCAGAAACAAAACCCAATCATGTTGTAACGGTTTTCGCTGGTCAAGATAAAGAGGCTACAGAAAAGGCGAGATCATACTTTACAGGCTATCCTCCATCCTCACCGTCATTTGCATTACTTAAAGATGGAGAATTATTGACGATGATTGAACGTCATGAAATTGAAGGATCAGAACCGATAGAAGTCGTGCAAAAACTGCAAGAAGCATTTAATCAATACTGTTAA
- a CDS encoding HIT family protein: MGHGEVGRILEMNCLGCHLANQNAPVYVVYEDEFVCCFLDHNPFNEGHILILSKNHYCYFDELDDHSAFSIVKAAKIISSAIRNLYEPDGITICQNGGQFDELTHFHMHIVPRYEGQNFADFYIEDESECTLVDETKLTDAQRKMKQEIYKVTSIRGCNTR, encoded by the coding sequence ATGGGACATGGTGAGGTAGGTAGGATATTAGAAATGAATTGTTTAGGTTGTCATTTAGCAAATCAAAACGCACCCGTTTACGTCGTATATGAAGACGAATTTGTCTGTTGTTTTTTAGATCACAATCCGTTTAACGAAGGTCATATACTGATCTTATCTAAAAATCATTATTGTTACTTTGATGAGCTTGATGATCATTCAGCATTTTCTATAGTAAAAGCGGCCAAAATTATTTCAAGCGCTATAAGGAATTTGTATGAGCCTGACGGAATAACGATCTGTCAAAACGGTGGGCAATTCGATGAGCTTACGCATTTTCATATGCACATTGTTCCGAGGTACGAAGGTCAAAATTTCGCAGACTTTTATATAGAAGACGAAAGTGAATGTACATTAGTTGATGAAACTAAATTAACGGATGCACAAAGAAAAATGAAACAAGAGATTTATAAGGTAACATCGATAAGAGGGTGTAATACTAGGTGA
- a CDS encoding aromatic acid exporter family protein, giving the protein MKFQIGYRTIKTAIAAPIAILIAQAFQLEFYVSAGILAILCIKVTKKKSVVSSWERFAACLIGIVFAFVFFEGISYHPLVLGLLLIIFIPTMVALKLKEGVITSSVIVLHFLVLKDFSFAIVMNELGIIVIGIGMALIMNLYMPSMETELRALQRDLESKFQKILREFAWFLREGESLWDGAEIVEVDHLIQKAKSMAFKDIENHLTRHEDQYYNYFKMREKQYEILGRVMPIITSIDRTYAQNFRIADFMDDLAEAVHPGNTAQKYLDELEQMRQAFKHMDLPKDRSEFETRSALHYFLTEMEQYLILKRYFKARDE; this is encoded by the coding sequence ATGAAGTTCCAAATCGGGTACCGCACGATAAAGACCGCAATTGCAGCTCCAATTGCAATACTAATAGCTCAGGCATTTCAGTTAGAATTTTATGTATCAGCTGGTATTTTAGCGATCTTATGTATTAAAGTGACGAAAAAGAAGTCAGTTGTCAGCTCTTGGGAACGATTTGCAGCTTGTTTGATCGGTATCGTATTTGCATTTGTATTTTTTGAAGGAATATCATATCACCCACTCGTTCTCGGATTACTTCTCATTATTTTTATACCTACAATGGTGGCACTGAAGTTGAAGGAAGGGGTCATCACAAGCTCAGTTATTGTCTTACATTTTTTAGTGTTGAAGGATTTCTCGTTTGCAATTGTAATGAATGAACTTGGTATTATTGTCATTGGAATCGGGATGGCTCTTATCATGAACTTATATATGCCGAGTATGGAAACTGAACTGAGGGCTCTTCAAAGAGATTTAGAATCCAAGTTTCAGAAAATATTAAGAGAGTTTGCATGGTTTCTGCGTGAGGGTGAAAGTCTCTGGGATGGTGCTGAAATTGTTGAGGTCGATCATCTCATACAGAAAGCGAAGAGTATGGCTTTCAAAGATATCGAAAATCATTTAACGCGACATGAAGATCAATATTATAACTACTTTAAAATGAGAGAAAAGCAGTATGAAATTTTGGGGCGTGTGATGCCGATCATTACTTCGATTGATAGGACTTACGCTCAAAACTTCAGAATTGCCGATTTTATGGACGATTTAGCAGAAGCGGTTCATCCAGGGAACACTGCACAAAAATACTTAGATGAGCTAGAACAAATGAGACAAGCATTTAAACATATGGATCTTCCGAAGGATCGATCAGAATTTGAGACAAGATCTGCGCTTCATTATTTCTTAACCGAAATGGAGCAATACTTAATTCTTAAAAGATATTTCAAAGCTAGGGATGAGTGA
- a CDS encoding arsenic transporter: MSIDIMISISVFLITTIFIFWRPNGLNEAWPAAIGASIILMTGVVTTANTFDILNKIGGASVTIIATIVMAVVLESFGFFHWAASRLASLSKGSGYRLYWYIQLLCFLMTILFNNDGSILITTPILILLLKNLNLKTHQQIPYLLSGALIATASSTPIGVSNIVNLIALKIVHMTLYMHTAMMFIPSMAGLLFMSWFMYILVKKKLPRKLPAVKYDMEHMFFTKNFHPLKGKITIETKRQRTRFMLKILMFVFVLRCSLFVASYFSIPIELVAVNGSLVLLGWRWYHLRISPVDILKKAPWQIFVFAFSMYVIIYGLNNSGLTDLLVQFSEPIVNRGLFEASLLMGILVSVLSNLFNNHPALLVGTITLTELHLDPITLKTMYLASIVGSDIGSLLLPIGTLASLIWMHILRQNKIKITWKDYLSVSLIVIPITLFVTLFLLYYWIQLVFV, from the coding sequence ATGAGCATCGATATCATGATTTCCATTTCGGTATTTCTCATCACCACAATATTCATCTTTTGGAGACCAAACGGATTAAACGAAGCATGGCCAGCAGCTATTGGTGCATCGATCATATTAATGACCGGGGTCGTGACGACAGCCAATACTTTCGATATACTTAATAAAATTGGCGGTGCTTCCGTTACGATTATCGCAACAATCGTTATGGCCGTTGTACTCGAGAGCTTTGGGTTTTTCCATTGGGCTGCTTCAAGATTAGCATCATTGTCGAAAGGCTCAGGCTATAGGCTCTATTGGTACATCCAACTTTTATGTTTCCTCATGACCATACTTTTTAACAATGATGGAAGTATCCTTATTACAACCCCCATTTTAATTTTACTTCTGAAAAACCTCAATCTTAAAACCCATCAGCAAATTCCATACTTATTATCAGGTGCTCTCATCGCTACTGCATCAAGTACGCCAATTGGTGTTAGTAATATCGTAAATTTAATTGCCCTGAAAATTGTTCATATGACGTTGTATATGCATACAGCTATGATGTTTATCCCATCAATGGCAGGTTTATTGTTCATGTCTTGGTTCATGTATATATTGGTCAAAAAAAAGCTACCTCGAAAGTTACCTGCTGTTAAATATGATATGGAGCATATGTTTTTCACGAAGAATTTCCATCCACTAAAAGGGAAAATTACAATAGAAACAAAGCGTCAACGGACAAGATTTATGTTAAAGATTCTGATGTTTGTTTTCGTCTTAAGATGTTCACTCTTTGTGGCGTCTTACTTCTCGATTCCTATTGAACTTGTTGCGGTCAACGGATCACTCGTTCTATTAGGCTGGAGATGGTATCATCTACGCATATCACCTGTAGACATTTTGAAAAAAGCACCTTGGCAAATCTTCGTATTCGCCTTTTCTATGTATGTCATCATATATGGATTGAACAATTCTGGATTGACTGACCTTCTTGTACAATTCAGTGAACCGATCGTCAACCGTGGACTTTTTGAAGCAAGCCTACTTATGGGTATTTTAGTTTCCGTTCTTTCAAACTTATTCAATAACCACCCAGCATTACTAGTAGGAACCATTACTTTAACTGAGCTTCACTTAGATCCAATCACATTAAAAACGATGTATTTAGCGAGCATTGTAGGAAGCGACATCGGATCCTTACTACTGCCTATCGGGACACTCGCCTCCTTAATCTGGATGCACATCCTAAGGCAAAATAAAATTAAGATTACTTGGAAAGATTATTTGAGCGTTTCATTAATTGTCATCCCCATTACTTTATTCGTTACGTTATTCCTACTCTACTACTGGATTCAACTCGTTTTTGTATAA
- a CDS encoding metal ABC transporter solute-binding protein, Zn/Mn family has translation MRLLLMILTLSVVIAGCGSDGSGSSEQRESQLKIYTSIYPLQYFANRIGGEHVHAESIIPPGADGHTYEPTTKELIDIAESDLLIYNGAGFEGFIDKAKQSLGKQGVVFLNASKDIHSEAESHENESEDEHSEHEHGDVDPHFWLDPIQSIQMSETIKKEMIKQHPELEDEFEANFESLKKDLNELDQQFENVVKNAKRKEFIVAHSAYGKWEERYGIKQISISGLSPSHEPSQKQAQAIIDYARTNDVPYIIFEKNFTSEIAEMIKNEVNAEKLYLSNLESLTLEQLENEEDYLSIMRENIRTMKKALN, from the coding sequence TTGAGATTATTATTAATGATATTGACGCTCTCGGTGGTGATAGCGGGTTGTGGATCAGATGGTTCAGGCTCATCCGAACAACGAGAATCTCAATTAAAGATTTATACATCGATTTATCCGCTACAATATTTTGCAAATCGGATTGGTGGGGAACATGTCCATGCTGAATCTATCATACCGCCAGGAGCAGATGGTCACACGTATGAACCAACTACAAAAGAATTGATCGACATAGCTGAATCTGACCTGTTGATCTATAATGGTGCAGGTTTTGAAGGGTTTATTGACAAAGCGAAGCAATCTCTTGGTAAACAGGGTGTTGTTTTCTTGAATGCTTCAAAAGATATTCATAGTGAAGCAGAGTCACACGAAAATGAAAGTGAAGATGAACATAGTGAACACGAGCATGGTGATGTAGATCCACACTTCTGGTTGGATCCTATTCAGTCTATTCAAATGTCAGAAACGATAAAAAAAGAAATGATTAAACAACATCCTGAATTGGAAGATGAGTTCGAGGCTAATTTCGAATCATTGAAGAAAGATCTTAACGAACTAGATCAACAGTTCGAAAATGTTGTGAAGAATGCGAAAAGAAAAGAGTTTATCGTTGCGCATAGTGCTTATGGCAAATGGGAAGAAAGATATGGCATTAAGCAGATTTCAATTTCCGGTTTATCTCCTTCACATGAACCTTCTCAAAAACAAGCCCAAGCGATTATCGATTACGCGCGAACGAATGATGTGCCTTACATCATTTTTGAAAAGAATTTCACCTCCGAAATTGCTGAGATGATTAAGAATGAGGTAAATGCGGAGAAATTGTATTTAAGTAATCTTGAATCTTTAACGCTAGAACAACTTGAAAACGAGGAAGATTACCTAAGTATTATGAGGGAAAACATTCGAACGATGAAAAAAGCATTAAATTAA